A single window of Candidatus Methylacidiphilales bacterium DNA harbors:
- a CDS encoding DUF1844 domain-containing protein, which translates to MSTSPAPDPVKEREMAQKFVQLVMMQAQNTLYVLGKIASPDGRAMPPDLGSAKMFIDQLEVLEYKTRGNLIPQEEKILKEALTQVRLAFVEASGGTPPGMMPDRAPAYDLGPEEDEEMPEPEAPAPAQSQSKSTPAAAAQTPISPDAKIQPSTPEENKKKFSKSYG; encoded by the coding sequence ATGTCCACGTCACCCGCCCCCGATCCGGTCAAAGAACGCGAGATGGCGCAAAAGTTCGTCCAGCTCGTGATGATGCAGGCCCAGAACACCCTATACGTCCTCGGCAAAATCGCCTCTCCCGACGGTCGCGCCATGCCTCCCGACCTCGGCTCGGCCAAGATGTTCATCGACCAGTTGGAAGTGCTGGAATACAAAACCCGTGGCAACCTGATCCCACAGGAGGAAAAAATCCTCAAAGAAGCGCTGACCCAGGTCCGCCTGGCCTTTGTTGAAGCTTCCGGTGGCACCCCTCCCGGCATGATGCCCGACCGCGCACCCGCCTATGATTTAGGTCCGGAAGAAGACGAAGAAATGCCCGAACCGGAAGCTCCAGCCCCGGCTCAGTCCCAGTCCAAATCCACCCCGGCAGCTGCAGCCCAAACCCCGATCTCCCCCGACGCCAAGATCCAGCCCTCCACGCCCGAAGAGAACAAGAAGAAGTTCTCCAAGAGTTACGGTTAG
- a CDS encoding alpha/beta fold hydrolase: protein MPLIDFPLEKLRTYTGINPRPADFDAYWDSSLAEMEAVNPGLELRPAAFQAPFAECFDLYFTGVGGSRVHAKYLRPKNTPGRHAALLQFHGYSGNSGDWQDKLAYVAAGFSVAALDCRGQGGLSEGTEPVKGTNFKGQFVRGLDDEPKNLYFRNIFLDTAQLAKIVGGLPEVDPQRLGAFGGSQGGALTLACAALAPQIKRAAPVYPFLSDYQRVWEMDQAVAAYEELRTYFRQFDPLHLREKEIFTRLGYIDIQHLAPRIKAEVLMATGLMDTICPPSTQFAAYNKITSKKNVTIYPDFGHENLPGFADATFSFFQGL, encoded by the coding sequence ATGCCCCTGATCGACTTCCCCCTGGAAAAACTCCGCACCTACACCGGGATCAACCCACGGCCCGCCGATTTCGACGCCTACTGGGACTCGTCCCTGGCAGAGATGGAAGCGGTCAACCCCGGTCTCGAACTACGCCCCGCCGCCTTCCAAGCCCCCTTTGCCGAGTGTTTCGACCTTTACTTCACCGGTGTCGGCGGGAGTCGGGTCCACGCCAAATACCTCCGGCCCAAAAACACCCCCGGCCGCCATGCCGCCCTCCTGCAATTCCATGGCTACAGTGGCAACAGCGGCGACTGGCAGGACAAACTCGCCTATGTGGCGGCCGGGTTTTCCGTCGCCGCGCTCGACTGCCGCGGCCAGGGCGGACTCAGCGAAGGCACCGAGCCGGTCAAAGGCACCAACTTCAAGGGGCAGTTCGTCCGCGGGTTGGACGACGAACCCAAGAATCTTTACTTCCGCAACATCTTCCTGGATACCGCACAACTGGCCAAGATCGTCGGCGGCTTGCCTGAGGTTGACCCCCAGCGACTGGGGGCCTTCGGCGGCTCCCAAGGCGGGGCGTTGACTTTGGCCTGCGCGGCCCTGGCCCCGCAGATCAAACGCGCCGCGCCGGTTTATCCGTTTTTGAGCGATTACCAACGGGTCTGGGAAATGGACCAGGCGGTGGCCGCCTACGAAGAATTGCGGACCTACTTCCGCCAATTCGATCCCTTGCACCTCCGGGAAAAAGAGATTTTCACCCGTCTTGGCTACATCGACATCCAGCATCTGGCACCCCGCATCAAAGCGGAGGTTCTGATGGCCACGGGCCTGATGGACACCATCTGCCCACCCTCCACCCAGTTCGCCGCCTACAACAAAATCACCTCGAAAAAGAATGTCACCATCTACCCCGACTTCGGCCACGAGAACCTGCCCGGATTCGCAGACGCCACCTTTTCCTTTTTCCAGGGACTGTGA
- a CDS encoding NAD-dependent malic enzyme — MDLLRDSLLNKGTAYSEEERDALGLRGLLPPRIFPMEQQVTRAYGNFSRKTDPLEKYIFLTLLQQRNETLFYRLLLTHLEEMMPIIYTPTVGQACLEYGSIFRRPRGLWITIKDRGRIAEILRHWPHQGARMIVVTDGQRILGLGDLGALGMGIPIGKLALYTACGGLHPYYCLPITLDVGTDNESLLRDQMYIGLGQPRVTGPEYEAFLDEFIEATQNVFPGCVVQFEDFGNHHAFELLHRWRDRICTFNDDIQGTAAVALGGLIGAARLRGRRLAEEKILFFGAGEAGTGIAELFVAALRDEGISEAEARAKCWFIDSQGLVVAGRPGKLAAHKAAFAHDHPFLPGLEEAVDVLKPTALIGVAGTGRAFTQKIVQRMAELNEAPVIFALSNPTSKAECTAEEAYYWTDGRAVFASGSPFAPVEQGGRTFHPGQGNNVYIFPGLGFGALASGSTRITDAMFLAAAHTLAECVGPEDLALGRVYPSFERIREVSLKIAVATARQAWDGGLARMPRPDDLEADLRARMFEPDYLEYA, encoded by the coding sequence ATGGACTTGCTGCGCGATTCCCTCCTCAACAAGGGCACGGCTTACTCCGAAGAGGAACGCGACGCCCTCGGGTTGCGAGGCCTCCTGCCCCCGCGCATTTTCCCGATGGAGCAGCAAGTGACCCGGGCTTATGGAAATTTTTCCCGAAAGACCGACCCGCTGGAAAAATACATCTTCCTCACCCTGCTCCAGCAGCGCAATGAAACCCTCTTCTACCGCCTCCTCCTCACCCATCTGGAGGAAATGATGCCGATCATTTACACACCCACCGTGGGTCAGGCCTGCCTCGAGTACGGCTCGATCTTCCGGCGGCCCCGCGGACTCTGGATCACGATCAAGGACCGGGGACGCATCGCCGAAATCCTCCGCCACTGGCCCCACCAAGGCGCGCGCATGATTGTCGTCACCGACGGCCAGCGCATCCTCGGACTCGGCGACCTCGGGGCGCTTGGCATGGGCATTCCCATTGGCAAGCTCGCCCTCTACACCGCTTGTGGCGGCCTCCATCCCTACTATTGCCTTCCCATCACCCTCGATGTCGGAACCGACAACGAATCCCTCCTCAGGGACCAGATGTACATCGGGCTGGGCCAGCCCCGGGTCACCGGGCCGGAATACGAAGCCTTCCTCGACGAATTCATTGAAGCGACCCAGAACGTCTTCCCGGGCTGCGTGGTCCAATTCGAGGATTTCGGCAACCACCACGCCTTCGAACTTCTCCACCGTTGGCGCGATCGCATTTGCACCTTCAACGACGACATCCAGGGCACGGCCGCCGTGGCCCTCGGTGGCCTCATCGGTGCCGCACGCCTGCGCGGACGCCGGCTGGCCGAGGAAAAAATCCTCTTCTTCGGTGCTGGCGAAGCAGGAACCGGAATCGCCGAACTCTTCGTCGCCGCCCTGCGGGATGAAGGCATCTCCGAAGCCGAGGCCCGGGCCAAGTGCTGGTTCATCGACTCCCAAGGACTGGTCGTCGCCGGCCGCCCCGGCAAGCTGGCGGCGCACAAAGCCGCCTTCGCCCACGACCATCCCTTCCTCCCCGGACTGGAAGAAGCGGTGGACGTCCTCAAACCCACGGCCCTGATCGGGGTGGCGGGCACCGGACGGGCCTTCACGCAAAAAATCGTCCAACGCATGGCCGAACTGAACGAGGCCCCGGTCATCTTCGCCCTCTCCAACCCGACCTCGAAGGCGGAGTGCACCGCCGAGGAAGCCTATTATTGGACCGACGGACGGGCGGTTTTTGCCAGCGGCAGTCCTTTTGCCCCGGTTGAGCAGGGTGGTCGCACCTTCCACCCCGGCCAGGGCAACAACGTGTACATCTTCCCAGGTCTGGGCTTCGGTGCCCTGGCATCTGGATCCACCCGCATCACCGACGCCATGTTCCTGGCCGCCGCACACACCCTGGCCGAATGCGTCGGTCCCGAAGACCTGGCCCTCGGCCGGGTCTATCCTTCCTTTGAGCGCATCCGCGAAGTCTCGCTCAAGATCGCGGTGGCCACCGCCCGCCAGGCCTGGGACGGCGGCCTGGCCCGCATGCCCCGGCCGGATGACCTGGAAGCCGACCTCCGCGCCCGCATGTTCGAGCCCGACTACCTGGAATACGCCTGA
- the acnA gene encoding aconitate hydratase AcnA translates to MATASHPFPSTQKSFTSSGKSYAYYSLPELGKTLGVDVSRLPVSIRIVLESVLRNCDGARVAARDVETLARYNAKHPAPEEIPFVVARIVLQDFTGVPLLVDLAAMRSAVAKLGKNPKIIEPLVPVDLVVDHSVQVDYVGAGPAFDLNLKLEFERNRERYQFLKWGMQAFDTFKVVPPGIGIVHQVNLEYLAKGVLTQKCEMGNAKVEMVYPDTLVGTDSHTTMINGLGIVGWGVGGIEAEAGMLGQPVYFLTPEVVGVHLTGSLQEGVTATDLVLRVTEMLRKAKVVGKFVEFYGPGAIALPVTDRATIANMAPEYGATMGFFPIDEETIKYMAFTGRSEAQCALFADYYQAQSLFGIPSKGEVDYTIDLELDLSTVVAAVAGPKRPQDRIDLPRVADKFTELFSTPKDQGGFGKKPEEITFEAPVENSYTSQTLEAAGFTATDLLVSQTTIGHGSVLIAAITSCTNTSNPSVMLAAGLLAKKAIQKGMVVDPKVKCSLAPGSRVVSDYLQKANLQTYLDQLGFNLVGYGCTTCIGNSGPLAPAIEEAIVQHDLVAASVLSGNRNFEARVHGNIKANFLMSPPLVVAFALAGTVNIDLTSEPLGKDRDGLDVYLRDLWPTLQEVQDIMAVALKPEVFQKLYTDFEKQNPAWNEIPSSVGELYDWDRRSTYIQEPPFFENFGMAPGSIAEIKNARPLGIFGDSVTTDHISPAGSFKKETPAGRYLLEQGVQPVDFNSYGSRRGNDRIMTRGTFANVRIKNLMVPGVEGGVTKCFLTEDGETLSIYDAAMKYKAAGVPLIVIGGKEYGTGSSRDWAAKGTNLLGVKVVVAETFERIHRSNLVGMGVLPLCFKEGTSAATLGLDGTETYSIGGLGEDVQPRQDLTLEITRANGSVDHVPVTCRIDTPIEVEYYRHGGILPYVLRQIVAAAKSSPSPLSKKPTTGKKTEAKKKAPKKSDKAKTGKAKKAGKPSKGSAKAQKKAGKLLKKAAKKSRKLAKKVRKKKAKAENKLKKQAKSRSLKKKAVKKTAKKTAKKRRK, encoded by the coding sequence ATGGCCACCGCCTCCCACCCCTTCCCTTCCACCCAAAAATCCTTCACCTCCAGCGGCAAATCATACGCCTATTACTCCCTCCCGGAACTCGGGAAAACCCTCGGCGTCGATGTCTCCCGCCTCCCGGTTTCCATCCGCATCGTCCTCGAATCCGTGCTGCGCAACTGCGATGGCGCCCGCGTCGCCGCCCGTGACGTCGAAACCCTCGCCCGCTACAACGCCAAGCACCCCGCCCCCGAAGAAATCCCCTTCGTCGTCGCCCGCATCGTCCTCCAGGATTTCACCGGTGTTCCCCTGCTGGTCGACCTCGCCGCCATGCGCTCCGCCGTGGCCAAGCTCGGGAAAAACCCCAAGATCATCGAGCCCCTCGTTCCCGTCGACCTCGTCGTCGACCACTCCGTCCAGGTGGATTACGTCGGTGCCGGTCCGGCCTTCGATCTCAACCTGAAATTGGAATTCGAGCGCAACCGCGAGCGCTATCAATTCCTCAAATGGGGCATGCAGGCCTTCGACACCTTCAAGGTCGTCCCCCCCGGCATCGGCATCGTGCACCAGGTCAACTTGGAATACCTCGCCAAAGGCGTGTTGACGCAAAAATGCGAAATGGGGAATGCGAAAGTCGAAATGGTCTACCCCGACACCCTCGTCGGCACCGACTCCCATACCACCATGATCAACGGCTTGGGTATCGTGGGCTGGGGCGTGGGTGGGATCGAAGCAGAAGCCGGCATGCTCGGCCAACCGGTCTACTTCCTCACCCCGGAAGTCGTCGGGGTCCACCTCACCGGTTCGCTCCAGGAAGGCGTCACCGCCACCGACCTCGTCCTGCGCGTCACGGAAATGCTCCGCAAGGCCAAAGTCGTGGGCAAGTTTGTCGAATTCTACGGACCCGGCGCCATCGCCCTCCCCGTCACCGATCGCGCCACCATCGCCAACATGGCCCCCGAATACGGCGCCACCATGGGTTTCTTCCCCATCGATGAAGAAACCATCAAATACATGGCCTTCACCGGTCGTTCAGAAGCCCAATGCGCCCTCTTCGCCGACTACTACCAGGCCCAGTCGCTTTTCGGCATCCCCAGCAAGGGCGAGGTCGACTACACCATCGACCTCGAACTCGACCTGTCCACCGTCGTGGCCGCCGTGGCCGGTCCCAAGCGACCCCAGGACCGCATCGATCTGCCCCGCGTGGCCGACAAGTTCACCGAACTCTTCTCCACCCCCAAGGACCAGGGCGGATTCGGCAAGAAGCCCGAGGAAATCACTTTCGAGGCCCCGGTGGAGAATTCCTACACCAGCCAGACCCTCGAAGCCGCCGGCTTCACCGCCACGGACCTCCTGGTCTCGCAAACCACCATCGGCCACGGATCGGTCCTCATCGCCGCCATCACGTCCTGCACCAACACCTCCAACCCCTCGGTCATGCTGGCCGCCGGTCTGCTGGCCAAAAAAGCCATCCAAAAGGGCATGGTGGTCGATCCCAAGGTCAAATGCTCGCTAGCCCCGGGTTCACGTGTGGTTTCCGACTACCTCCAAAAAGCCAACCTCCAGACGTACCTCGACCAGCTGGGCTTCAACCTCGTCGGGTACGGTTGCACCACCTGCATCGGCAATTCCGGTCCCCTCGCCCCCGCCATCGAAGAAGCCATCGTCCAACACGACCTCGTTGCCGCCAGCGTCCTGTCTGGCAACCGCAACTTCGAGGCCCGCGTCCACGGCAACATCAAGGCCAACTTCCTCATGTCGCCCCCCCTCGTCGTCGCCTTCGCCCTCGCCGGCACGGTCAACATCGACCTGACTTCCGAACCGCTGGGCAAGGACCGTGACGGTCTCGATGTCTACCTGCGCGACCTCTGGCCCACCCTCCAAGAAGTACAAGACATCATGGCCGTGGCCTTGAAACCCGAGGTCTTCCAAAAGCTCTACACGGATTTCGAAAAACAAAACCCCGCCTGGAATGAAATCCCCTCTTCCGTGGGCGAACTCTACGATTGGGACCGCCGGAGCACCTATATCCAGGAACCCCCGTTCTTTGAAAACTTCGGCATGGCCCCCGGATCCATCGCCGAGATCAAGAACGCCCGCCCGCTCGGCATTTTCGGCGATTCCGTCACCACCGACCACATTTCGCCCGCCGGCAGCTTCAAGAAAGAAACCCCGGCCGGCCGCTACCTCCTCGAACAGGGTGTCCAACCCGTGGACTTCAACTCCTACGGCTCCCGCCGCGGCAACGACCGCATCATGACCCGCGGCACCTTCGCCAATGTCCGCATCAAAAACCTCATGGTGCCCGGTGTCGAGGGCGGGGTGACGAAGTGCTTCCTCACCGAGGACGGAGAAACCCTTTCGATTTACGACGCGGCCATGAAATACAAGGCCGCCGGGGTTCCCTTGATTGTTATTGGAGGTAAGGAATACGGCACCGGTTCGTCCCGCGACTGGGCCGCCAAGGGCACCAACCTGCTCGGCGTCAAGGTCGTGGTCGCCGAAACCTTCGAGCGCATCCACCGCTCGAACCTCGTCGGCATGGGCGTGCTGCCCCTTTGCTTCAAGGAGGGCACGTCCGCGGCCACCCTCGGCCTTGATGGAACGGAAACCTATTCCATCGGTGGTCTGGGAGAAGACGTCCAGCCACGCCAGGACCTGACCCTGGAAATCACCCGCGCCAACGGCTCCGTCGACCATGTGCCCGTCACCTGCCGCATCGACACCCCCATCGAGGTTGAATACTACCGCCACGGCGGCATCCTTCCCTACGTCCTCCGTCAAATCGTCGCCGCCGCCAAGTCCTCGCCCTCGCCCTTATCCAAGAAACCGACGACCGGCAAAAAAACGGAGGCAAAGAAGAAAGCCCCGAAGAAATCAGACAAGGCAAAAACAGGCAAGGCCAAGAAGGCCGGCAAGCCGTCAAAAGGGTCCGCAAAAGCCCAAAAGAAAGCGGGCAAACTTCTCAAGAAAGCGGCCAAGAAATCCCGCAAATTGGCCAAGAAGGTCCGGAAGAAAAAAGCCAAGGCTGAGAATAAACTCAAGAAGCAGGCCAAATCGCGTTCGCTGAAAAAGAAAGCGGTCAAGAAGACGGCAAAGAAAACCGCGAAGAAACGCCGGAAGTGA
- a CDS encoding glycosyltransferase family 87 protein, giving the protein MKSLPSIFAGITLCGLLVVSFWIDVAHFSAGGSVDLRNRITGARLLELHRDPYHYKWKLPDSPLLCDVFNTPALPVSKVTATPAMLLLHFPLAGLPYRTGQAVWLIVAWLLLLGTGVLWLRVIPSVRLRWLWAAALTGFTYTVAWRLHADRGQVYVLVLFLLACWFLLTRQDGRVRGFCGGLVAGLLMTLRPPLLLLFAPFMALRCRGQIPGAVIGASLGIGLPMLWSASCWLQYHEAMQTWSELYRMGTSNPRISPQQYPAMIEGMPLDLYARFSRIPFADSSVFAFFKSLGWHQLSSLPVAMILVALIFTWFWLSRSRPLPTLLLGMAAWSFLIDFFLPAYRNIYNDVLILNILALALAVRAQDRYPRLVWLLLASCPLGWFVMATIPRSGWIIQWPTLAMVAASGWILLQAAFDRTKSAT; this is encoded by the coding sequence ATGAAATCCCTCCCGTCCATCTTTGCCGGCATCACATTATGCGGCTTGCTAGTGGTCAGTTTCTGGATCGACGTGGCCCATTTCTCTGCCGGCGGCTCGGTGGATCTGCGCAACCGCATCACCGGGGCCCGGTTGTTGGAACTCCACCGCGACCCCTATCACTACAAATGGAAGCTGCCGGATTCGCCCCTGTTGTGCGATGTGTTCAACACCCCCGCGCTGCCGGTCAGCAAGGTGACGGCCACTCCGGCCATGTTGCTCCTGCATTTCCCCCTGGCCGGGTTGCCCTACCGGACCGGTCAGGCCGTGTGGTTGATCGTGGCCTGGCTCCTCCTGCTCGGAACGGGAGTTTTATGGCTGCGGGTCATCCCTTCCGTCCGCCTGCGCTGGCTTTGGGCCGCCGCCTTGACCGGCTTCACCTACACCGTGGCGTGGAGGCTCCACGCCGACCGTGGACAGGTTTATGTCCTCGTCTTGTTTTTGCTGGCTTGTTGGTTCTTGTTGACGCGGCAGGACGGACGCGTCCGCGGCTTTTGCGGGGGCCTGGTCGCCGGACTGCTCATGACCCTGCGCCCCCCTCTGCTGCTCCTGTTTGCGCCCTTTATGGCCCTCCGCTGCCGCGGACAAATCCCCGGGGCGGTCATCGGTGCATCGCTGGGCATCGGCCTGCCCATGCTTTGGAGTGCCTCCTGTTGGCTGCAATACCACGAGGCCATGCAAACCTGGTCCGAGCTTTACCGCATGGGAACCAGCAACCCCCGCATTTCTCCCCAGCAATACCCGGCGATGATTGAGGGTATGCCGCTGGATTTGTATGCCCGTTTCTCGCGCATCCCCTTTGCCGATTCGTCCGTTTTCGCGTTTTTCAAATCACTGGGATGGCACCAGCTCTCCTCTCTGCCCGTGGCCATGATACTGGTCGCGCTGATTTTCACGTGGTTCTGGCTTTCCCGTTCCCGGCCCCTGCCCACCCTGCTTCTGGGAATGGCCGCCTGGTCTTTTCTGATCGATTTTTTCCTGCCCGCCTACCGCAACATCTACAACGATGTCCTCATCCTGAATATCCTCGCGCTCGCCCTCGCCGTCCGTGCCCAGGATCGTTATCCCCGCCTTGTCTGGTTGCTCCTGGCCTCCTGCCCGCTGGGCTGGTTTGTCATGGCCACCATCCCGCGTTCGGGCTGGATCATCCAATGGCCCACCTTGGCCATGGTCGCGGCCTCGGGGTGGATCTTGCTGCAAGCAGCGTTTGACCGCACCAAGTCGGCCACCTAG
- a CDS encoding redoxin domain-containing protein produces the protein MAITVGSKAPDFSLKRKTADGLVDVKLSDNFGKKNTVLLFFPLAFTGVCTQEMCDITQGIEAYKSLNAEVYAISVDSPFAQEAWAIKEKITIPILSDLNKKVAADYGVLLGDLIGLGSVSARAAFVIGTDGSVKYAEQCPTPKDLPNFEAVKAALKS, from the coding sequence ATGGCCATCACCGTAGGATCCAAAGCCCCCGACTTCAGCCTCAAGCGGAAAACCGCCGACGGCCTCGTCGACGTTAAGCTCAGCGACAACTTCGGCAAGAAGAACACCGTGCTGCTCTTCTTCCCCCTCGCCTTCACCGGCGTCTGCACCCAGGAAATGTGCGACATCACCCAGGGCATCGAGGCCTACAAGAGCCTCAATGCCGAAGTCTACGCCATCAGCGTCGACAGCCCGTTCGCACAGGAAGCCTGGGCCATCAAGGAAAAGATCACCATCCCGATCCTGAGCGACCTCAACAAGAAGGTGGCGGCGGATTACGGCGTCCTCTTGGGCGACCTCATCGGCCTTGGCAGCGTCAGCGCCCGTGCGGCCTTTGTCATCGGCACCGATGGCTCGGTCAAATACGCCGAGCAGTGCCCCACCCCCAAGGACCTGCCCAACTTCGAGGCCGTCAAAGCCGCTTTGAAGAGCTGA
- the pnp gene encoding polyribonucleotide nucleotidyltransferase: MSTPTQITATIGGKSITFESGKLAKLADGAVTVRCGDTIVIVTAVSATKVKDGQDFFPLTVEYKEKASAVGRFPGGYFKREGRPSEKEILTCRMTDRPLRPLFPKGYFYDTQIITLLLSGDGQNDPDILSINGASAALCVSDIPFNGPIGAVRIGRVDGKFVVNPTHKEMEFSDLDLVYAGNESEPIMIEGSGLEIPEADFKSAMAFAQEQVAILVQAQRELAAKVGKPKRNAPLMLVKDDLLEIAYQVAGDRIEAALYQPSKVDRYKSVEALRDEVKAAILAKYPTATGFEINQAFDYLQKKAVRGSMLDKKSRCDGRSFNQIRNLAGEVGLIPVVHGSSLFSRGETQAVCLTTLAPADEAQELDGYTGGEKTKRFILHYNFPPFSVGETGRFGGQNRREIGHGALAERSILPVIPPESEFPYAIRISSEVMESNGSTSMASVCGGVLSLMDAGVPLSAPVAGISVGLVSERDGDTGPFKRYELLDDILGSEDHFGDMDFKLCGTSKGITGFQLDLKLAGVPLSILNEAVDRATTSRAKILEFMNSVIAQPRTELAANAPRIETLRINPDKIGMLIGPGGKNVKGITAETGAEVNISDDGTVRIYCSNAEGMARAKELVEMVGAEVTVGKTYTGKVVSIKEFGAFVEVLPGQDGLVHISELSDTRVNKTEDVVKVGQVIQVKCIGVDDKGRVKLSRRAVLKDLATPGAVPTA; the protein is encoded by the coding sequence ATGAGCACCCCCACCCAAATCACCGCCACTATCGGCGGCAAATCCATCACCTTCGAATCCGGCAAACTCGCCAAACTGGCCGACGGCGCCGTCACCGTCCGCTGTGGCGACACCATCGTCATCGTCACCGCCGTCTCCGCCACCAAGGTCAAGGACGGACAGGACTTCTTCCCCCTCACCGTCGAATACAAAGAAAAAGCCTCGGCCGTGGGACGTTTCCCCGGTGGCTATTTCAAGCGCGAAGGCCGACCCTCGGAAAAAGAAATCCTCACCTGCCGGATGACCGACCGTCCCCTGCGCCCGCTCTTCCCCAAGGGCTACTTCTACGATACCCAGATCATCACCCTGCTCCTCTCCGGTGACGGTCAGAACGACCCCGACATCCTCAGCATCAACGGCGCCTCCGCCGCGCTCTGTGTCTCGGACATCCCATTCAACGGCCCCATCGGTGCCGTCCGCATCGGCCGCGTCGACGGCAAGTTCGTCGTCAACCCCACCCACAAGGAAATGGAGTTCAGCGACCTCGACCTCGTCTACGCCGGCAACGAATCCGAACCCATCATGATCGAAGGCTCCGGCCTGGAAATCCCGGAAGCCGACTTCAAGTCCGCCATGGCCTTCGCCCAGGAACAGGTCGCGATCCTCGTCCAGGCCCAGCGCGAACTCGCCGCCAAGGTTGGCAAGCCCAAGCGCAACGCCCCCCTCATGCTCGTCAAAGACGACCTCCTGGAAATCGCCTACCAAGTCGCCGGTGACCGCATCGAAGCCGCCCTCTACCAACCGAGCAAGGTCGACCGTTACAAGTCGGTCGAAGCCCTGCGCGACGAGGTCAAGGCCGCCATCCTGGCCAAATACCCCACCGCCACCGGTTTCGAAATCAACCAGGCCTTCGACTACCTCCAGAAAAAAGCCGTCCGCGGCTCGATGCTGGACAAGAAGTCCCGCTGTGATGGCCGTTCCTTCAACCAGATCCGCAACCTCGCGGGCGAAGTCGGCCTCATCCCCGTGGTCCACGGGTCGTCCCTCTTCAGCCGCGGTGAAACCCAGGCCGTCTGCCTGACCACCCTCGCCCCGGCCGACGAAGCCCAGGAACTCGACGGTTACACCGGCGGGGAAAAGACCAAGCGCTTCATCCTCCACTACAACTTCCCCCCGTTCAGCGTCGGTGAAACCGGCCGCTTCGGCGGACAGAACCGCCGCGAAATCGGCCACGGCGCCCTGGCCGAGCGTTCCATCCTCCCGGTCATCCCGCCGGAATCGGAATTCCCCTACGCCATCCGTATCAGCTCGGAAGTGATGGAATCCAACGGATCCACCTCCATGGCCTCGGTCTGCGGCGGCGTCCTCTCGCTCATGGATGCGGGCGTCCCGCTCTCCGCCCCGGTCGCCGGCATCTCCGTCGGCCTGGTCTCGGAACGCGATGGTGACACCGGTCCGTTCAAGCGCTACGAACTGCTCGATGACATCCTCGGCTCCGAAGACCACTTCGGCGACATGGATTTCAAACTCTGCGGCACCAGCAAGGGCATCACGGGCTTCCAGCTCGACCTCAAGCTCGCGGGCGTTCCGTTGAGCATCCTCAACGAGGCCGTTGACCGCGCCACCACCAGCCGCGCCAAGATCCTGGAATTCATGAACAGCGTCATCGCCCAGCCCCGCACGGAACTGGCCGCCAACGCCCCGCGCATCGAAACCCTGCGCATCAACCCCGACAAGATCGGCATGCTCATCGGGCCCGGCGGCAAGAACGTCAAGGGCATCACCGCCGAAACCGGGGCCGAGGTCAACATCTCCGACGACGGCACCGTCCGCATCTACTGCTCCAACGCCGAGGGCATGGCCCGCGCCAAGGAACTGGTGGAAATGGTCGGCGCCGAAGTCACCGTCGGCAAGACTTACACCGGCAAGGTCGTCTCGATCAAGGAATTCGGCGCCTTTGTCGAAGTCCTCCCCGGCCAGGACGGCCTGGTCCACATCTCCGAACTTTCCGACACCCGGGTCAACAAGACCGAGGATGTGGTCAAGGTCGGCCAGGTCATCCAGGTCAAGTGCATCGGCGTCGACGACAAGGGCCGCGTCAAGCTCTCCCGCCGTGCCGTCCTCAAGGACCTCGCCACCCCCGGCGCCGTCCCGACTGCTTAA
- the rpsO gene encoding 30S ribosomal protein S15 yields MSKAETTTIIAETRLHEGDTGSADAQVAILTHRINHLTDHLKTAVKDHSSRRGLIRMVSKRRRLLDYLSRTDKGRYEGVIKKLSIRK; encoded by the coding sequence ATGTCCAAAGCAGAAACCACCACGATCATCGCGGAAACCCGCCTCCATGAAGGCGATACCGGCTCGGCTGACGCGCAGGTCGCGATCCTGACCCATCGGATCAATCATTTGACCGACCACCTCAAGACCGCGGTCAAAGACCACAGCTCACGCCGTGGCCTCATCCGCATGGTCAGCAAGCGCCGCCGACTCCTCGATTACCTCTCGCGCACCGACAAGGGCCGCTACGAGGGTGTGATCAAGAAGTTGAGCATCCGCAAGTAA